A genome region from Halichondria panicea chromosome 15, odHalPani1.1, whole genome shotgun sequence includes the following:
- the LOC135349343 gene encoding autophagy-related protein 2 homolog B-like isoform X2, translated as MPWFFAIPEFLKKRACRYLLQHYLGQFLEEKIALDDLTVDLYNGTGTIHNVPLNVDAINDVLLEAGAPVRVLAGYLGRVTVSVPWAALLTDSCKVEIGDLSLTVAPDLHLGGGSEEEESGADSLFSMTSSMQLAEEVLRSGPSSDDEVGEGFEGMEALARAIELVLARVQIQLSDVSVQINYRTPDQTQEYFLRARVDSIDFYDELSKSESSVDSEGDSPAHPLPDFSVKVLQLSGLSLEVGSTSLDNIALDQSSDEFMSLPQCHGVPIAMAGGRLSVKVKIKQSENESGPKLEVDGYLSSLHVLLSPQQLAMLLEMASGLTSQGPSKRFEKMNPGLSRPIPRADMKTIESQLARHQLKEQKVMTQQQQREDLFHADPWTNALGSQPSRGLTESTLSSQDEFQSLDLNTSYAESNMTQSVGLDDSFISTDSRKSSASSRCDIHTRYGTIDTANIALHAGVGLQQLSGQPGKDQNVMKRLRTESRSENSPPGVSRERSGEMCRYSLVVGGVTLALLESQPVHIYPTDGMEGDVRGTSSVDNGGLDPGRYFQAVCGLLADGVNKMELDSHGEELAQVLPSDHLLLWLSTVKSCVVTSGLRVDFDLSVASAELLEYLYRNQTQLNTITKPVSISPIVQLMDDPTMSPPLPCLKLKLSSASPATSKKKSRAPSPDHVTSVEVQLATVHLYADVTLLDRLQPLIGALSHSTHSTTLKTSSLEKMKQSLYMTTSNFHTINLQRQAMFNQAVSSDPPTNSAHTVTVRAKATTLNLSLRFPIPDLKVVQKPPWYQPSLQPEILYVTMAEVGVASHPLHSEGHSILDFKFQSTKAYLSCDGSVEGRQLFLTISSPHPMTTPTHPPECGHIRLVIQPPTHSALDETGGRKGGRGVDILGRCDSLEGDVGSKVNEPSPFSSQKTMLSTSKTADKESSGRTEEQVLPGSRREMNHFQSHASDSAHYSVSCTLPQVKVHLPSNKFLEVLYNRFATDLALWEPASPEAVDRANAHSMLMSCMDVLQPAATSEDRFQMCKSVLKEEDSDDESTIDHAPSSIDHTHPPPAASSLTVSLSIQEATVSLLTAGDYDKSGVPSEACPEESMDSTIFHSAQSVVQLLDLSPRGTGHPPVSSPNNGLVLLQASGLHLFTVLGYKGDPSHDFVCIQIGQLSLRHSGSLDGDSYSCVEDPHNTHSLLATLHSVLHSSHTLHTSGYERPEPMVAIAMETKFDKERNSKTNKVSVAIRDTTLQYHMTSPQQNAFKQLGEFFTLTDDEVLGYEPPSIITELHTHLHSCCLEYKPLHLPLHLLLTLDSVSVSTSLVTGAPVMVVRLIADNTQILLSHEQVHQPDPKQGFVCVVEMEWFECTLRLCSNDLLGEEDQELFSRLPDLSLECSSNVIHLRTCVDSCIALRDLLVYMATHGDLQTPHSVVDQRDYSSLGHEHSSINSQGSSASGSSPLTSLTETTNIGDLISDAMEDSPPSHLHTSHSRPHTPHKSGRKKKPGKTSAISKMPVCVETDKSVVLDFFSDSSDEDVKSEGGGGGVRGRLLSPPHKLSASEHSSIFSESEDDFCFVDTPTSTRVSPGSRPQMKSLLERGERIDLVDNHFSLPDGHTNQLQRPKHFPEPVTQFTLREMTIVWHLYGGSDFSPPTPPTQRSRSGSGASPALGRKYSSSPGADFVKVPPVGGRDRKIAGGPGRRHDILVELELDKLRIQHERYPGDSEQAARLVVLVNEVEIRDLLRHSSINKLLYQYTTETTPRQCHAHMLSLKILYTRPELTSDPSLEEASVRVSVLPIRLNMDQDTVLFLCEYVKQVSSTTAVMTGISPSPPTPSAERRGSGDSTAESATPPPISEVFIKSFIFQPDLPIRIDYEAKGFKTEMGTLAGMRGVCRSLWVAM; from the exons ATGCCGTGGTTTTTCGCGATACCAGAGTTTCTGAAGAAGCGAGCTTGCCGCTATCTGTTGCAACATTATCTCGGCCAATTTCTGGAGGAGAAGATTGCTCTGGATGACCTCACAGTTGACCTCTATAACGGCACTGGAACTATACATAACGTACCACTCAACGTCGAc GCTATTAATGATGTTCTGTTGGAGGCTGGAGCACCAGTGCGTGTGCTGGCTGGCTATCTGGGCCGGGTGACAGTGTCAGTGCCCTGGGCTGCACTGCTCACTGACAGTTGTAAGGTGGAGATAGGAGACCTGAGTCTCACAGTGGCACCAGACCTTCACCTAGGAGGGGGCTCAGAGGAGGAGGAGTCTG GTGCTGACTCACTGTTCAGTATGACTTCAAG CATGCAGTTGGCTGAGGAGGTCTTAAGGAGTGGTCCTAGTTCAGATGATGAGGTGGGCGAAGGGTTCGAGGGAATGGAAGCACTTGCTCGAGCTATTGAGTTAG TCCTGGCAAGAGTACAGATACAACTGAGTGATGTCAGTGTGCAGATCAACTACAGAACACCTGATCAGACTCAGGAATATTTCCTCAGGGCGAGAGTTGACAG TATTGATTTCTATGATGAGCTGAGCAAGAGTGAGTCAAGTGTGGACAGTGAGGGGGATTCCCCTGCACACCCCCTACCTGATTTCTCAGTGAAGGTGCTCCAACTATCGGGACTGTCTCTAGAGGTTGGCTCCACGTCACTTGACAATATAGCTCTTGATCAGAGCTCTGACG AGTTTATGAGCCTGCCTCAGTGCCACGGTGTTCCCATAGCGATGGCTGGGGGTAGGTTGAGTGTGAAGGTAAAGATCAAACAGAGCGAGAATGAGTCAGGACCTAAACTGGAGGTTGATGGTTACCTGAGCTCCCTACACGTCCTTCTCTCCCCCCAGCAGCTGGCAATGCTACTAGAGATGGCATCTGGGCTCACCAGTCAAG GACCTTCTAAAAGATTTGAGAAGATGAACCCAGGTCTGAGTAGACCCATCCCTAGGGCTGACATGAAAACCATAGAATCTCAACTAGCTCGCCACCAACTCAAGGAACAGAAGGTCATGACCCAGCAACAACAGAGAGAAGACCTATTCCATGCTGACCCCTGGACTAACGCTCTGGGTAGCCAGCCATCACGAGGTCTCACTGAGAGCACTCTCAGCTCACAAGATGAGTTCCAGTCACTGGACCTCAACACTAGTTATGCTGAGAGCAATATGACACAGTCGGTGGGTTTGGACGATTCTTTCATTTCAACAGATAGCAGGAAAAGTTCTGCCTCATCACGATGCGATATTCACACAAGGTATGGGACTATTGACACAGCTAATATAGCGCTACATGCTGGAGTGGGTCTACAACAGTTGTCAGGACAACCAGGTAAAGATCAAAATGTCATGAAACGGCTTCGAACAGAAAGCAGAAGTGAGAACAGTCCTCCAGGAGTTTCTCGGGAGAGGAGTGGGGAGATGTGTCGATACAGTCTAGTAGTGGGCGGAGTCACGCTGGCCTTGTTGGAGAGTCAACCTGTGCACATATACCCGACAGATGGTATGGAGGGAGATGTTAGGGGGACCTCTAGTGTGGATAATGGTGGTCTGGATCCAGGACGTTACTTCCAGGCCGTGTGTGGACTGCTGGCTGATGGAGTCAACAAGATGGAGCTTGATAGTCATGGAGAGGAACTAGCACAAGTACTGCCTAGTGACCACCTTCT GCTGTGGTTATCAACTGTCAAGTCATGTGTGGTGACTAGCGGACTTAGAGTGGACTTTGACCTTTCTGTGGCCTCGGCTGAGTTGCTGGAATACTTATATCGTAACCAGACTCAACTGAACACCATCACCAAGCCAGTCTCCATCAGCCCA ATAGTGCAGTTGATGGATGACCCGACCATGTCCCCTCCATTGCCATGCCTCAAGCTGAAGCTCTCCTCAGCCTCACCAGCCACTAGCAAGAAG AAATCCCGTGCCCCGAGTCCTGATCATGTGACCTCAGTAGAGGTCCAGCTGGCCACTGTTCATCTGTATGCTGACGTGACACTATTAGATCGCTTGCAGCCTTTGATCGGAGCCTTGTCTCACAGCACACACTCAACCACACTCAAGACCAGCAGTCTGGAGAAGATGAAGCAATCTCTCTACATGACCACCAGCAACTTCCACACCATCAACTTG CAACGACAGGCCATGTTCAACCAGGCTGTCTCCAGTGACCCCCCAACCAATAGTGCCCACACCGTCACTGTCAGGGCTAAGGCCACCACTCTCAACCTATCACTAAG GTTTCCCATTCCAGATCTGAAGGTGGTTCAGAAGCCACCCTGGTACCAACCATCCCTACAGCCTGAGATACTGTATGTAACCATGGcagaggtgggtgtggcctcacACCCCCTGCACAGCGAGGGACACTCTATACTAGACTTCAAGTTCCAGTCCACCAAAG CGTACTTGAGCTGTGATGGCTCAGTTGAGGGTAGGCAGTTGTTCCTGACTATATCTTCACCACACCccatgaccacacccacccacccacccgaGTGTGGGCATATACGTCTAGTCATTCAGCCGCCCACACACAGTGCTCTAGACGAGACTGGAGGCAGGAAAGGAGGAAGAGGAGTTGATATTCTGGGACGCTGTGACTCACTGGAAGGAGATGTGGGGTCAAAGGTTAACGAGCCATCACCTTTTTCCTCACAGAAAACAATGCTCTCCACCAGCAAAACAGCCGACaag GAGTCTAGTGGTCGGACTGAAGAGCAAGTGCTACCAGGGTCACGACGTGAGATGAACCACTTCCAAAGCCACGCCTCTGACTCCGCCCATTACTCCGTATCCTGTACCCTGCCGCAGGTCAAAGTCCACTTACCCAGTAACAAGTTCCTGGAAGTGCTGTACAATAG GTTTGCCACTGACCTAGCGTTATGGGAGCCAGCTAGTCCCGAGGCAGTCGATAGAGCTAACGCCCACTCCATGCTCATGAGCTGTATGGACGTGCTCCAGCCAGCGGCTACCTCAGAGGATCGCTTCCAGATGTGCAAGTCTGTACTCAAAGAAG AGGACTCTGATGATGAGAGCACCATTGACCACGCCCCCTCATcaattgaccacacccacccaccccctgcTGCCAGCTCTCTAACTGTGTCCCTATCTATACAAGAGGCTACAGTATCACTACTCACTGCGGGAGACTATGACAAG TCTGGTGTGCCCAGTGAGGCCTGTCCAGAGGAGAGCATGGACTCTACCATATTCCACAGTGCCCAGTCCGTGGTCCAGTTGTTGGACCTGAGTCCTCGTGGTACTGGCCACCCTCCAGTCTCCTCCCCTAATAATGGTCTAGTGCTGTTACAAGCCTCGGGACTGCACCTGTTCACTGTGCTGGGGTACAAAGGTGACCCATCACACGACTTTGTCTGCATTCAG ATTGGTCAGTTGTCTTTGCGTCACTCTGGCAGTTTAGATGGTGACAGTTACTCATGTGTGGAGGACCCTCacaacacccactcactacTAGCCACCCTCCACTCTGTGctccactcctcacacactctacacaccTCCGGTTACGAGCGGCCAGAACCCATGGTTGCCATCGCCATGGAGACCAAGTTTGACAAGGAGCGCAACTCAAAG ACAAACAAAGTATCTGTTGCTATTAGAGACACGACGCTGCAGTATCACATGACCAGTCCCCAGCAGAATGCCTTCAAACAG CTTGGAGAGTTTTTCACACTGACAGATGATGAGGTGCTCGGATATGAGCCGCCCTCTATCATCACTGAGCTACACACACATCTTCACTCATGCTGTCTGGAGTACAA ACCTCTCCACCTTCCTCTCCACCTCTTGCTCACACTGGACTCTGTTAGTGTGTCCACTAGTCTAGTGACTGGGGCTCCAGTGATGGTGGTCAGGCTAATAGCAGACAACACTCAGATACTACTATCACATGAGCAGGTCCACCAACCAGACCCAAAGCAAG gttttgtgtgtgtagttgaGATGGAATGGTTTGAGTGTACCCTGAGGCTGTGTAGTAATGACCTGCTGGGAGAGGAGGATCAGGAGCTGTTCTCTAGACTGCCTGACCTTAGCCTTGAGTGCAGCAGTAATGTCATCCATCTGCGTACATGTGTTGACTCTTGTATTGCCCTCCGTGACCTCCTCGTGTATATGGCCACCCACGGAGATCtacagaccccccacagtgttgTAGATCAAAGAGATTACTCAAGTCTTGGACACGAGCACTCGTCCATCAACTCTCAG GGGTCGTCCGCTAGTGGTAGCTCTCCCCTCACAAGCCTCACAGAAACCACAAACATCGGAGATCTTATCAGCGATGCTATGGAAGAttcaccaccctcacacctccATACATCACACTCAcgccctcacacaccacacaagaGTGGCAGGAAGAAAAAACCAGGAAAAACTAGCGCTATATCCAAGATGCCTGTTTGTGTAGAGACTGATAAATCAGTGGTGTTGGACTTTTTCTCTGACTCTAGTGACGAGGATGTGAAgagtgagggtggtggagggggcgtGAGGGGGCGGCTTCTGAGTCCCCCTCACAAACTAAGTGCCTCGGAACATAGCAGCATATTCTCCGAGAGTGAAGATGACTTCTGTTTTGTGGAtactcccaccagcactagagtg AGTCCAGGCAGCCGGCCTCAGATGAAGAGTCTACTGGAGAGAGGGGAGAGGATTGATCTCGTGGACAATCACTTCTCTCTACCA GATGGCCACACCAACCAGTTACAACGCCCCAAGCACTTCCCAGAGCCTGTGACTCAGTTCACACTCAGGGAGATGACCATTGTGTGGCATCTCTACGGGGGGTCTGACTTCAGCCCCCctacaccccccacacagcgtAGCAGATCTGGGAGTGGTGCTAGTCCCGCCTTGGGCAGGAAGTACAGCAGCTCTCCTGGGGCCGACTTTGTCAAGGTGCCccctgtggggggtagggacCGGAAGATTGCAGGGGGTCCCGGCAGGAGGCATGACATTCTTGTTGAGCTGGAACTTGACAAG CTACGTATACAGCACGAGCGTTACCCTGGAGACAGTGAGCAGGCTGCCAGATTAGTGGTCCTAGTGAACGAGGTGGAGATACGGGATCTACTCAGACACTCAAGTATCAACAAGCTCCTCTACCAGTACACcactgagaccacacccaggCAATGTCATGCTCACATG ctatctctgaagatactgtacacacggCCTGagctgacctctgaccccagCCTGGAGGAGGCGTCCGTACGTGTGTCAGTACTACCAATAAGACTCAACATGGACCAAGACACTGTCCTTTTCCTGTGTGAGTATGTCAAGCAAGTCAGTAGCACTACAGCCGTGATGACAG GGATTTCCCCGTCACCTCCGACCCCCAGTGCTGAGAGGAGGGGGTCTGGTGATAgcactgctgagtcagcaacacCACCACCCATCAGTGAAGTGTTTATCAAATCGTTCATCTTCCAGCCGGATCTTCCCATCAGAATAGACTATGAGGCAAAGGGATTCAAGACTGAAATG GGCACGCTAGCTGGTATGCGGGGGGTCTGTAGATCTCTGTGGGTGGCCATGTAA